CTATTTAAGGTAACAAGTGATGTCGACTTACCGGGGATTGTTTGTGGGGCTGGTGACCCTGGATCTGATCTATCTCGTCAAACAGCTCCCCGATGCCAACCAAAAAATCTTGGCATCGGACATCAGCGTATCCGCAGGGGGGCCGGCTACCAATGCTGCGGTTACCTACCGCTACTTGGGAAACCATGCCACGGTCTTGGGGGTGGTGGGTTGCCATCCGATGACGCAACTGATTCGGCAGGATTTACACCAGCAGCAGGTGGCAATCGCCGATCTGGAGTCGGCTCGTCTGGCCTCCCCCCCGATCTCTTCCATTCTGGTGACCCAAGGCACGGGGG
Above is a window of Neosynechococcus sphagnicola sy1 DNA encoding:
- a CDS encoding PfkB family carbohydrate kinase, encoding MSTYRGLFVGLVTLDLIYLVKQLPDANQKILASDISVSAGGPATNAAVTYRYLGNHATVLGVVGCHPMTQLIRQDLHQQQVAIADLESARLASPPISSILVTQGTG